The proteins below come from a single Anguilla rostrata isolate EN2019 chromosome 3, ASM1855537v3, whole genome shotgun sequence genomic window:
- the zgc:153012 gene encoding TSC22 domain family protein 1 isoform X1, giving the protein MFVSVKKIVSAFETRRQPRPLSLPPSLPQSFPSKLSPHKSPKNGSRLPSASSTSPACIHTNPSPHLSPPLSRSSSAPSSPNLRRTTCFSVSPSGTNVPPVVLRSSHPNLHLASHKMPSGLHHAPPALPNWPRHPVTPPPLPRQLKLPRGADWQREEGLGSGRAGGGVRSSWPSSRTELCSCGRQRFSEVTERSSPSSSVSCERTGQASCWESLPNPRSPGGPSVSHTQAAFGKTARGAPGDRDTSSACVNRLKTPALPSPIPLSGPMAMPRKQSQIHSPTLTRKYALTVPSQPVTDLGLKPQPYGTHSADPSAERGLATFTPIKTGVLCPPFLDSAQTQSRGLADRVETDRAPCFGSNIHQSQDRSACPSFRAQACYWSCSPIDTCDRQTQTPNNAQKDCDLTIYQTGSVGHSLTSKEVQTVNVCSAVSSAQLFSRVAQNPIQISAPSPSQTPGLNSSGTSSTADTGPNSESWAGSASFRDGQNCSSGAFQAQDHNGNKVCLPSSAVNLGSLNNTVGSRDCVVSHDLKVGTSPAASELSSSITCSHPTANPAASVTEAAVQRPFHTTASRTTLQGPMHTSIASGAAVQGPIHTTTFGAALQGPIHTTAIGSAVQPLDHTTASTAALQGPIHTSIACGSAVQGPVHTTACGSAVQGPVHTTACGSAVQLPVHTTACGSAEQLPVHTTACGSAVQLPVHTTACGSAVQGPVHTDACGSAEQGSSTTAVQGDIRGVRTPAPPKTSAPFPDGAENLLHPPEVKPPAGGPEPKEPKPVPVTLTRNSDKAFLSLLLFIHSGSSNSMIAIDNKIEQAMDLVKTHLMMAVREEVEVLREQIKELSERNAQLERENYILRALRERD; this is encoded by the exons ATGTTTGTCAGTGTGAAGAAAATTGTCTCAGCGTTCGAGACCCGCCGCCAACCTCGGCCCCTGTCTCTCCCGCCTTCCCTCCCCCAGTCCTTCCCTTCTAAGCTCTCTCCCCACAAGAGCCCCAAAAATGGCTCCCGGCTCCCATCAGCCAGTTCTACTTCTCCGGCGTGCATCCACACCAACCCGAGCCCTCACTtgtccccgcccctctcccgcTCATCCTCCGCCCCTTCTTCCCCCAACCTCAGGAGAACTACTTGCTTTtccgtctctccctctggcACAAATGTTCCCCCCGTCGTCCTTCGCTCCTCCCACCCAAACCTACACCTTGCCTCTCACAAGATGCCCTCGGGGCTCCACCACGCGCCCCCCGCTCTGCCCAACTGGCCTCGACaccccgtcacccccccccctttgccccGCCAGCTCAAGCTGCCCAGGGGGGCGGACTGGCAGCGGGAGGAGGGGCTAGGCTCGGGCCGTGCCGGGGGCGGTGTCCGTAGCTCCTGGCCCAGCAGTCGCACGGAGCTCTGCAGCTGCGGTAGGCAGAGGTTCTCCGAGGTCACGGAGAGAAGCAGCCCGTCCAGCTCCGTTTCCTGTGAGAGAACAGGACAGGCGAGCTGCTGGGAGTCTCTGCCGAATCCTCGCTCCCCTGGGGGCCCTTCGGTCAGCCACACTCAGGCTGCCTTCGGTAAAACAGCCAGAGGTGCCCCAGGGGACAGAGACACTAGCTCTGCCTGCGTCAACAGACTCAAGACACCTGCCCTGCCCTCACCCATACCCCTCTCTGGACCGATGGCCATGCCCAGGAAACAGAGCCAGATTCACAGTCCCACTTTGACCAGGAAGTACGCTCTCACAGTCCCCAGTCAGCCAGTCACAGACCTTGGCCTGAAGCCTCAGCCTTATGGAACCCACAGCGCAGATCCCAGTGCTGAGAGAGGCCTGGCCACCTTCACTCCCATTAAAACAGGAGTCCTCTGTCCACCTTTCCTAGATTCTGCTCAGACCCAAAGCCGAGGTCTTGCTGATAGAGTGGAAACTGATAGAGCGCCTTGTTTTGGTTCAAACATACATCAATCACAGGACCGTTCTGCTTGTCCTAGTTTCAGGGCACAAGCCTGTTATTGGAGCTGCAGTCCCATAGACACATGTGACCGTCAGACCCAAACTCCAAACAATGCCCAAAAGGACTGCGATCTCACTATATATCAGACTGGGTCTGTTGGACACTCGCTCACATCAAAGGAGGTCCAAACTGTGAATGTCTGTTCTGCTGTTAGTTCAGCCCAGTTGTTCTCCAGGGTGGCACAAAATCCCATTCAGATCAGTGCTCCCAGTCCTTCCCAAACCCCCGGTCTGAATTCATCTGGCACCAGCAGCACTGCGGACACTGGTCCGAACTCTGAATCATGGGCTGGGTCTGCTTCTTTCAGGGATGGTCAGAACTGCAGCAGTGGTGCTTTTCAAGCTCAAGACCATAATGGGAATAAAGTGTGTTTGCCGAGTAGTGCAGTTAACCTGGGGTCGCTGAACAACACAGTGGGGAGCCGTGACTGTGtcgtgtcacatgacctcaaAGTGGGCACATCTCCAGCCGCATCAGAACTGAGCTCATCCATCACCTGCAGTCATCCCACAGCAAACCCTGCAGCATCTGTGACTGAGGCTGCTGTACAGAGACCCTTCCACACTACTGCTTCTAGGACTACCTTACAGGGTCCCATGCACACTAGCATTGCTTCTGGGGCTGCTGTACAGGGTCCAATACACACTACTACCTTTGGAGCTGCCTTACAGGGTCCCATTCATACTACTGCCATTGGGTCTGCTGTACAGCCTCTTGATCATACTACTGCCTCTACAGCTGCCTTACAGGGTCCCATTCACACTAGTATTGCTTGTGGGTCTGCTGTACAGGGTCCTGTTCACACTACTGCCTGTGGGTCTGCTGTACAGGGTCCAGTTCACACTACTGCCTGTGGGTCTGCTGTACAGCTTCCTGTTCACACTACTGCCTGTGGGTCTGCTGAACAGCTTCCTGTTCACACTACTGCCTGTGGGTCTGCTGTACAGCTTCCTGTTCACACTACTGCCTGTGGGTCTGCTGTACAGGGTCCTGTTCACACTGATGCCTGTGGGTCTGCTGAACAGGGTTCCAGTACTACTGCAGTGCAGGGTGATATCAGAGGAGTACGCACTCCAGCCCCTCCAAAAACATCAGCGCCATTCCCTGATGGTGCTGAGAACTTGCTCCATCCCCCCGAGGTAAAACCACCCGCGGGAGGACCTGAACCCAAAGAACCAAAGCCGGTGCCGGTGACCCTGACCCGGAATTCAGACAAGGCATTTCTGTCCCTGCTGCTGTTCATTCATAg TGGCTCTAGTAACAGCATGATTGCAATCGACAACAAGATTGAACAGGCCATG GACCTGGTGAAGACTCACCTGATGATGGCGGTgcgggaggaggtggaggtgctgaGGGAGCAGATCAAGGAGCTGTCCGAGAGGAACGCGCAGCTGGAGCGAGAGAACTACATCCTGCgggccctgagagagagagactga
- the zgc:153012 gene encoding TSC22 domain family protein 4 isoform X2, producing MSGGKKKSGFQITSVTTDYGQAAMESQTASFPEDPSGPPLQLQQPPAGKAVTNGGQSMTYSPSLTSKQSGHAHSSSLGRVGVEGGEGMGETRVPSLDPVAFSSGDITTAGLAGAGIGRVSNGPSLLDHSIAFHNHSSSSQPGSPVTKRKQLSQEHSGSNFAHSSRFRVVRLGQGLGEPYRRGRWTCVDFLEREGAEERGLRRVMDSMRQAHSLESLETVGLSSFEGGVGTMLKPLGQIRALRSGHLVHSQGTTHLLAPHIGVDEGAPKKPCGEGPYKADSPKASPASDPQTFSSGPPSPTHKGHPNLKLADSTTFDASVSYTPRTASPLVRQDSRLLSPTKHPSESVRPRHIPSPLRLDMDPAGKSLLRETRSQPSSPSSILPRDRGFHPSATPIQTPSALSLAQSMFGVGGAFEFSDESGSSNSMIAIDNKIEQAMDLVKTHLMMAVREEVEVLREQIKELSERNAQLERENYILRALRERD from the exons atgagtggAGGTAAAAAGAAAAGTGGTTTCCAGATCACCAGTGTGACCACAGACTATGGCCAGGCAGCCATGGAGTCACAGACAGCATCCTTCCCAGAGGACCCCAGCGGGCCTCCACTCCAGCTTCAGCAACCTCCTGCTGGGAAAGCAGTGACCAATGGAGGACAGAGCATGACCTACTCCCCATCCCTCACCTCCAAGCAGTCTGGCCATGCTCATAGCAGTTCCCTGGGAAGGGTGGGGGTTGAGGGCGGAGAAGGAATGGGCGAGACCAGGGTCCCATCCTTGGATCCAGTGGCCTTCAGCAGTGGAGATATCACTACAGCAGGGCTGGCAGGAGCAGGCATAGGCAGAGTGTCCAATGGGCCTTCTCTATTGGACCATTCCATTGCCTTCCACAACCACTCCAGCTCCAGCCAACCAGGCTCCCCTGTGaccaaaagaaaacagctgtCGCAGGAGCATAGCGGGTCAAACTTCGCCCACTCTTCCCGCTTCCGCGTGGTTCGCTTGGGCCAGGGTCTAGGAGAACCCTACCGGCGTGGCCGCTGGACCTGTGTGGACTTCCTGGAGAGGGAAGGTGCGGAGGAGCGGGGGTTGAGGCGGGTGATGGATAGCATGAGGCAAGCCCACTCTCTGGAGTCACTGGAGACTGTGGGGCTCAGCAGCTTTGAGGGTGGAGTAGGGACCATGCTGAAACCTCTGGGACAGATCCGTGCTCTTCGGTCTGGACACCTTGTCCACTCACAAGGCACCACGCACCTTTTGGCACCACATATCGGTGTAGATGAGGGTGCACCCAAAAAGCCCTGTGGTGAAGGACCATACAAAGCTGATTCACCAAAAGCAAGTCCAGCCTCCGATCCCCAAACCTTCTCCAGTGGGCCTCCTTCGCCCACACACAAGGGTCACCCCAATTTGAAATTGGCGGATTCCACCACCTTTGACGCCTCCGTTTCCTATACCCCACGTACTGCCTCCCCTCTGGTCCGTCAGGACTCCCGTCTTCTCTCGCCAACGAAGCACCCGTCCGAGTCCGTGCGTCCACGCCACATCCCCTCTCCACTGCGCCTGGACATGGACCCTGCAGGGAAG TCACTGCTGCGAGAGACTCGTTCTCAGCCCTCCTCCCCAAGCTCCATCCTGCCCAGAGATAGAGGCTTCCACCCGAGTGCGACCCCCATCCAAACCCCCTCTGCCCTCAGCCTGGCTCAGTCCATGTTTGGAGTTGGGGGGGCGTTTGAATTTAGCGATGAAAG TGGCTCTAGTAACAGCATGATTGCAATCGACAACAAGATTGAACAGGCCATG GACCTGGTGAAGACTCACCTGATGATGGCGGTgcgggaggaggtggaggtgctgaGGGAGCAGATCAAGGAGCTGTCCGAGAGGAACGCGCAGCTGGAGCGAGAGAACTACATCCTGCgggccctgagagagagagactga